CTCGAAGCTGGCGAACGCCGGCAGCAGGGCTCGCGGATCGGCGCCCGCCGCCGTCGCGGCGGCCAGCGCGGCCAGCGCATTCATCACGCTGTGGTTGCCCAGCAGCGACCAATGGATCTCGCCGATGACGTCGCCATCGCGACGTACGGTGAAGGCGGACCCATCGGCCTCGATCAGCTCGGCCTGCCAGTCACCCTGCCCGATGCCGAAGGTTTCCACCGGCGTCCAGCAGCCCATGGCCAGCACCTCGGCGAGGTGGTGGTCATGCGCGTTGACGATCAGACGTCCATTGCCCGGCACGGTGCGCACGAGATGGTGGAACTGGCGCTGGATGGCCGCCACGTCGGGGAAGATGTCCGCGTGGTCGTACTCAAGGTTGTTGAGGATGGCGATGCGCGGACGGTAGTGCACGAACTTGGAGCGCTTGTCGAAGAAGGCGCTGTCGTACTCGTCCGCCTCGATCACGAACGGCTTGCCGCCACCCACGCGCGCCGACACGTCGAAATTGCCCGGCGCGCCGCCGATGAGAAACCCGGGCGACAGTCCTGCGCTTTCCAGCAGGTGCGCCAGCAGGCTGGTGGTGGTGGTCTTGCCATGCGTGCCGGCCACGGCCAGCACCTCGCGCCCCGGCAGCAGCGTTTCGCCCAGCCACTGCGGGCCGGAGATGTAACGCAGCTGCTCATTGAGCATGTATTCCACCGCGGGATTGCCGCGCGTCATCGCGTTGCCCACCACCACCAGATCCGGCGCCGGCTTGAGGTGATCGGCCGAATAGCCGTTCATCAGGCCGATGCCCAGCGATTCCAGCTGGGTGCTCATGGGCGGATAGACGTTGGCATCCGACCCTTCGACGGTCAGGCCAAGCTCGCGCGCCAGTGCGGCGACGCCGCCCATGAAGGTGCCGCAGATGCCGAGGATGTGCAGACGCATGTGTAATCCGTTCGATGAAGCGAGAGCGGCATTATTCCGCCCCAAAAGCATCGGGCCGCCTTGCGGCGGCCCGGAGCATCAACCGTTGGCGGCTGCCGACCCGGCGTCGAGCGCACGCTTGACGCGGGCGGTGACCTCGTCGAGTTCACCCACGCCATCCACCACCTGCAGCTTGCCGCGGCGCTGGAAGAAGTCGGCCACCGGAGCCGTCTGCTCGGCGTAGACCTTCAGGCGGTCACGCACCACGACCGGATCGTCGTCCTTGCGGTGTTCGGCGGCGAAGCGGATTTCGCAGCGGCCGATGATCACTTCATTGGGCACGTCGAGCTTTACCACGGCGTCCAGCGGCTGGCCAATCTTGGCCAGCAGGTGGTCCAGCGCATCGGCCTGGGCCAGGTTGCGCGGGTAACCGTCCAGGATGAAGCCGTTCTTGACGTCATCCTGCGAGAGGCGCTCTTCCAGCATGGCCAGCAGGATGTCGTCGGACACCAGCTTGCCTGCATCCATCACCGCTTTTGCCTTCAGGCCCGTCGGCGTGCCGGCCGCCACGGCCGCGCGAAGCATGTCGCCGGTCGAGATGTGCGGAACGCCGAGTTCCACCTTCAGACGCGCAGCCTGGGTGCCTTTGCCCGAACCGGGCGGACCGAGTAGGACGAGTCGCATAGTGCTCCAAGGTATCCACGAGCCACGCGCGCGGCGGGGCCCGGGAGATGCAAGAAAATGGGCTCTCAAATTAGCTTCTGCGGGCGATGGCGTCAAACTGAGAAAGCGGCCAATAATCGGCAAGTAGTTGTTGTCTAACGGGTTAGCCGTGACACGGGAATGTCACAGCGACGCCGATGGCAGGCCGGATTAAGCTCTGCGGGTCCCCCAGGAGGAAAACGCCGTGCCCGCACCCCGGATCCACATCGTCACGCTGGGAGTCAGCGACCTCCCGCGCTCCCGCGAATTCTATGAGGCGTGGGGCTGGAAAGCCTCCTCGGCCAGCAACGAAAACATCGTGTTTCTGAAAGGCGAGGCCGGCGTGCTGGCCCTGTACGGCCGCGAGGCCCTGGCCGAGGACGCACTGGTCGAAGACCTGCCCTGCGGGTTTTCCGCCATCACGCTGGCCCGCAATGCCACCTCCAAGGAAGAGGTCGACCAATGGTTCGCCACCGCCCTGACCGGCGGCGCGCGCGAACTCAAGACCCCGGAAGAGGCGTTCTGGGGTGGCTACTCCGGTTACCTCGCCGACCCCGACGGGCACCTCTGGGAGTTCGCATTCAATCCCTACTTCGTGTTTGATGAGCACGGCAACCTCGCCCTGCCGGATTGAGATACTCATGGCAATGAAGAAAGCCCGGCCCGAAGGCCGTTTGCTGTATGCCCAGTCCGGCGGCGTCACCGCCGTGATCAATGCCACCGCGGCCGGCGTCATCGAAGCCGCGCGCGCCAAAGGCGTACCGGTCTATGCCGCGCACAACGGCATCCTGGGTGCGCTGCGCGAAGAACTGATCGATACCTCCAAGGAATCGAAGGCCGCGATCGCCGCGCTGCGCCACACGCCCGGCGGCGCGTTCGGTTCGTGCCGCTACAAGCTCAAATCGCTGGATGCGAACCGCGCCGAGTACGAGCGGCTCATCGACGTGTTCCGCGCGCACGACATCCGCTGGTTCCTCTACAACGGCGGCAACGACTCGGCCGATACCGCGCTGAAGATCTCGCAGCTCGGCAAGGCGATGAACTACGACATCCGCTGCATCGGCGTGCCCAAGACGGTGGACAACGACCTGGCCGTCACCGACTGCTGCCCGGGCTTTGGCTCGGTGGCGAAGTACACGGCGGTATCCACACTGGAAGCGAGCCTGGACGTGGCATCGATGGCGGATACCTCGACCAAGGTGTTCATCCTCGAGGTGATGGGCCGCCACGCCGGCTGGATCGCCGCCGCTGCCGGCCTTGCCGGTGAAGGCGCAGATGCGCCGCCGCACATCATCCTGTTCCCCGAGCGGACGTTCGACGAAGCCGCCTTCCTCGCCAAGGTGAAAGCCACGGTGGAACGCGTGGGTTGGTGCACCGTGGTGGCATCGGAAGGCCTGCTCAACGCCGAAGGCCAGTTTCTTGCCGAAGCC
The nucleotide sequence above comes from Dyella telluris. Encoded proteins:
- the mpl gene encoding UDP-N-acetylmuramate:L-alanyl-gamma-D-glutamyl-meso-diaminopimelate ligase, with the protein product MRLHILGICGTFMGGVAALARELGLTVEGSDANVYPPMSTQLESLGIGLMNGYSADHLKPAPDLVVVGNAMTRGNPAVEYMLNEQLRYISGPQWLGETLLPGREVLAVAGTHGKTTTTSLLAHLLESAGLSPGFLIGGAPGNFDVSARVGGGKPFVIEADEYDSAFFDKRSKFVHYRPRIAILNNLEYDHADIFPDVAAIQRQFHHLVRTVPGNGRLIVNAHDHHLAEVLAMGCWTPVETFGIGQGDWQAELIEADGSAFTVRRDGDVIGEIHWSLLGNHSVMNALAALAAATAAGADPRALLPAFASFESVKRRMEVVGEANGVRVYDDFAHHPTAIATTLAGLRAKVGKARILVALEPRSNSMRLGAHADALAPSLADADAVVFLHRPELSWDAGKVTGALNGRGSTVPTVDALIAALRDEVRAGDHVVFMSNGGFEGAPRRFAEAIRN
- a CDS encoding adenylate kinase — encoded protein: MRLVLLGPPGSGKGTQAARLKVELGVPHISTGDMLRAAVAAGTPTGLKAKAVMDAGKLVSDDILLAMLEERLSQDDVKNGFILDGYPRNLAQADALDHLLAKIGQPLDAVVKLDVPNEVIIGRCEIRFAAEHRKDDDPVVVRDRLKVYAEQTAPVADFFQRRGKLQVVDGVGELDEVTARVKRALDAGSAAANG
- a CDS encoding VOC family protein — encoded protein: MPAPRIHIVTLGVSDLPRSREFYEAWGWKASSASNENIVFLKGEAGVLALYGREALAEDALVEDLPCGFSAITLARNATSKEEVDQWFATALTGGARELKTPEEAFWGGYSGYLADPDGHLWEFAFNPYFVFDEHGNLALPD
- a CDS encoding 6-phosphofructokinase, with translation MAMKKARPEGRLLYAQSGGVTAVINATAAGVIEAARAKGVPVYAAHNGILGALREELIDTSKESKAAIAALRHTPGGAFGSCRYKLKSLDANRAEYERLIDVFRAHDIRWFLYNGGNDSADTALKISQLGKAMNYDIRCIGVPKTVDNDLAVTDCCPGFGSVAKYTAVSTLEASLDVASMADTSTKVFILEVMGRHAGWIAAAAGLAGEGADAPPHIILFPERTFDEAAFLAKVKATVERVGWCTVVASEGLLNAEGQFLAEAGTRDAFGHSQLGGVAPVLAALVKEKLGYKYHWALPDYLQRSARHLASKTDADQAYAVGKAAVDYALAGMNAVMPVIVRSSDAPYRWKIEPAPLSKIANREKKMPASFLTRDGFGITAAARRYLSPLIQGEAPPPYGKNGLPQYATLKNTLVARKLAPFSK